Proteins found in one Sporosarcina jeotgali genomic segment:
- the yugI gene encoding S1 domain-containing post-transcriptional regulator GSP13: MTGKYEAGEELSGTVTGIQPYGAFVALDESTQGLVHISEITYGFVKDIHEHLSVGQQVTVKVLEVDETDNKISLSIRALQEPPAPAKKFSRPRKSLQERVDEQDEKGFNSLKDKLRDWIDKSGY, translated from the coding sequence ATGACAGGTAAATATGAAGCAGGTGAAGAACTGTCAGGTACAGTTACGGGCATTCAGCCTTATGGTGCATTTGTCGCTCTTGATGAATCTACTCAAGGACTCGTACACATTTCTGAGATCACTTACGGATTTGTGAAAGACATTCACGAGCATTTATCGGTTGGTCAGCAAGTAACTGTAAAAGTGTTGGAAGTGGACGAGACAGACAATAAAATCAGTTTGTCCATCCGTGCGCTGCAAGAACCTCCGGCGCCTGCAAAGAAATTTAGCCGTCCCCGCAAATCTTTACAAGAACGGGTGGACGAACAAGATGAAAAAGGATTCAACTCGCTTAAAGATAAGCTGAGAGACTGGATCGACAAATCAGGATATTAA
- a CDS encoding DUF1871 family protein, protein MQTAEINKKAMILLEEWDPFLEGPDAYEQEIVEVVADLHVMDHPTDLAKRIREIYEHSHALWIPLEECMQISYKLLAVKFEAKCIIT, encoded by the coding sequence GTGCAAACTGCAGAAATAAATAAAAAAGCAATGATTTTACTGGAAGAATGGGATCCTTTCCTTGAAGGGCCAGATGCATATGAACAAGAAATAGTGGAAGTTGTGGCGGATCTTCATGTAATGGATCATCCAACGGACCTGGCAAAACGAATTCGCGAAATCTATGAACATTCGCATGCACTGTGGATTCCTTTAGAAGAGTGCATGCAAATTTCGTATAAGTTATTGGCTGTGAAATTCGAAGCAAAATGTATCATTACATAA